The Salvia miltiorrhiza cultivar Shanhuang (shh) chromosome 2, IMPLAD_Smil_shh, whole genome shotgun sequence DNA window GCACTGGGGCAGTTTTGTTAACGGAATCTTCTCCTTCGAACTCAACCAAGCAAATCGAACACATCTCTTCTTCATCACTAATTTCTGAAAAAGGGAGACCGGAAGGTCCAGTTCCCAGTCAACACAGTAAGTACTGCTTTGAGGTTGATGATGAGGATCAAGCAGAAAGCTGCACAACCTAATGGCTGCCTGCCAAATTTGGAATATGCAAGTGTAAAAGATCACAACCAAAACTAGATACATGTGTATGTGTTTCTCCATATacaatcattttctctctctcttccctctcACTATATATGGAAAAAGTGTTTCGAAACTGGGATGATGACTGGAGATGGGGCTGCTGTTTATATAGGGAGGAAAAGGAAATGACAAACGTTTGTGTATCGATAAAGTCAACTGCTATTTCTTGGGGTTGTGCAATATCTTATTGGTTTTCTAGTTTTAGTTAAGCTTTTGACTTTTCCGAGGTTTAGAGGGTTTGTATGCAtaaataaactaattaatatcatcatgacaagataaaataataaactaattaatatCATCGATCAAGGCTTGCTGATATGACGTAGACATCctgtaatttatatattgacTGTATAATTCATATAGATATTTCAAATGTTCACATCGacattaattttgaattaagcaattaataattatattaaaattaaaacatttaaaaatttatatatttgaatacAAAATTATTTCACGTGCGAAAAAATTAGTATATTACGTAGAGagtaaaaatgaaattatattttcctATTAAAAAAGGGCTTGATTAATGATGCACTCAAGAGTTATATAGGTTTGGAAAGTATTTAGCTGCTTCGGGCATAAAATGTTGTGAGGGTGGTGGAGGCCGGCAGCCGACCCCACATTCACGCCGGTCCTCTCTCTTCTTTCCAATATAAAATTTACAAGTATTACATGACACCACGTGCAATATATACATTAACCGCATAAACCGAAAGTTGGattgaactattttttttttccaataaattaataatattatataaaaaatttaaaaattgtattACGGTGAATTTGAATACACATACAAAATTTTAGAATTAATGAAGAAAATAACTGGAAAGGATACAAGGAACATTTGACCAATACACATACAAAAATTTAgaataaatgaagaaaataacTGGAAATGATAAAACGAAATTAGATTGAGGGaatgtttactttgcatgattgctTATATGTATGATtcagtatttttatcctcaagaatAGGATATCTCTAATCTCACCCTTCtcatgggataagaatcaagctaAGCTAGcttgaatgataaaaataatcaagagtTTTGGAATATTCCAAAGTGCAATACATTAAAGTAAACAAAGAATTagccttattatttttttatcaatcaaggctaatcctccaaagtaaacgcccccctAAAGATATGAAAAAATATGGACCTTGTAAATTTTGAACTCGCTATATGGATTAAATTGTTTTGCGCtctcatacttttttttttctataatatTTAACAATTGAACGTAAAGCATGAATGtcgttgtaaaattttcattgaaaaagaatagataagaaaatgtgagaaaatattatcattttctccctttttttatcatatgtttattagagatgaaaagacaggaaaatgttgaaaaatattttcactcCTACccagagataatattatccaatattgAAGAGAAATAAGAGTGAAAAGGGCTGTCCAAACAAATATTCCACTATACTcgaagattttttttatcataataaacATATGAAAAGGATAGAAAATAGGTAAAAATATATCTTTTTCTCTCGTTCTCTGTGAAAGTAAAAGCATCCTAATAAACTATGAGATAGGTAAATAACATGCAAGATGCAACGCTCTCGCTCTCTCTTTGTTCTTAGTAGCTAAATACCAAACCGAATTCATAACCGCATATATATCCCAAAATATACAAGTCAAGTGTCTTGATTAAAGTGAcatttacttattttattataagAATACAATTGCAAAAAACAAAATGTACATACTTGAAAGAAATTTGTAAATTTTGAGCTCGACGAACTAATTCGAAAATCGAATGTTAATTTTAATAGTAGGATTAAAAGGAAATAAGACTGGCTAATTTAAACTGAAAAGAGCCCGAGACCAATAAAATTGACCTAAAATTGCTCGATTTACATTCCTAATATTATtcactcaaatatattcaagatAATtctatctatctctctctctctctcaaatatattttaatatatatatatatatatatatatatatattaactataATTAATATGGGTTGATaaccggaaaatacacgaactttcacgaaatttgcaaattgcacatgagcttcaaaaatagcctcagaatacatgaccttttaattttgttgcaatttgCACATGGCGAAAGTTCCGACCACTCTTATGTTTGACCGGCGATTACGTGGCATTATGCGTGGTATTTTTTACACGGTGGCAAGCCACAtgttcaaaacgacgtcgtttcgatGTTTGTGTTTCATTTTAAACAAAGTCTGATTTTAAtcaacgccgccgcctcctcatTCTTCCCCGGCGGCCCTCTTCATTCTTTCCCAGCGAAGGGCGCCACCCTCTTCCTTCGCTCCCTCTCGTCCACCGCGGACCGCGTGGTTGTCATCCACGACTCGCTGATGTCGTCCGTCGTCCAAGACACCGCCTCCATACCTGACGCCGAGTCCTACACTTGCCACAACATCTCAGCTTTCTCCATCTTCTTGTATTTCAGCGAGGGCTTAGAAACTCCATTTCCGATCAATGAAGAGTTGCAGAAGCTAGCGATTCCCTCTCTTGAAGATTGCTTCTCTCGCCAGAATTCATGGAATTCCACGTCTCCGAGCAGAAATACATCGATCTCGACTCCGGCATCATCTTCAACACCTGCAGAGAAATCGAAGGCGAATTCTTAAATTCAATCGAAAAAATCTCCGGATTGCACGGGGAGATGTAGAGGTTGGTTTGCGGCGACATCGGGATTGCACGGGGCGGTGGAGTTGCTGGCGAAAATCTAGGGCTCGGTGGGGTATTTGGGGATTTGGGGGTTTTGCAAACTTGGTAGATCTATGATAAACTGAGAAGTTCGTGGCGTGGTGGTGGAAGGCGGTGGCTGGCCTGAGGGGTGGTGGCGGAACCCGGTGGATGGAGGTGGTCGACGTCCCGGCGAGCCTCAAATCGCGGCCCTCGCGAGTCTCTCCACCGCCAATACCAAACCCCCGGCGACCTTCTCCAACCCACAAATTTGTAGCGGCCTTGCGAATTTGCAGTTTTGCGCCGCCTCCAGTCCATTAGAGCGTCGTTTGACGAAATCAGAGGAAGAAGGTGCAGATGACGGGAAGAGGTCTTGGGATTTTTaccctttttgttttgttttttttgttttttaatttatactcactcaaaacgacgtcgttttgaatgccGGTGAGTCCACGTCTGAAAATTCCGGTGCCACGTCAAACACCGATCAAGGTGTGGTCAACGCGTATGcaaattgcaacaaaattaaaagatcATGTATTCTGAGACTATTTTTGAagctcatgtgcaatttgcaaatttcgtgaaagttcgtgtattttacggctATTAACCCAATTATTATCGTGTATAGTACTGATGGAGTGAATCTTTTCTTATAAATTGGTCCATAAATAACTCGATGGCTTCTCCAAATTAACACCAATATAAACCAGCATTGTTCTGCTTTTGCACAAATAAAACAATAATAGTTGCGTGGTTTTAAGATTTGCACATAAAATTGGCATCTGGGTTGCTGCGTAATTTTGTACTATTTAACTAAATTTGGTGCTTTGTGCGTGAAAACTAGCTAGTACTTGCGTATAACTTAAAATTCATTCATTTCAAAATTTctattaaataaatactaaattGGAGTATAGGAAGATGATCAAACATGGGATACCAACATTCTTGCCGCAAATCCACATTTAAAGGCACAACTTGCACCGGCTTTTTCCATAAACAATACCtagtaatttaattaaattgcaatTTTATTAAAGAACGAAAAAAGGGGAAAACAAAAGCGAGAGAAAaagaacccttgagagcacagagacgcaaactaagggccgggcctcgttaaaaccctcCTACAGAAAACCacaagggaaaaaccgtaagagggaaaaagagtacccgtcaggcaaagaaaaaacagaagagcggaagagaaagtttcaggaactccggcctaaccatcgtccctaaACCATCTCGGCTCAGACCAAAACAAGAACAAAAAATAAGATAGAAACAAAACCAAACCGGAAAGCCCCAGCGAGCGGGCCAAAGCTCGCCTTCGCCCAACAACTGCAAGCTCTCGAGCACCTTCCGAACAAACGCTGCCCAGCCCAGACGACTCccaaagcagcagcagcaaggcCACCAAGTATTCGACAAAAAACCCGGAAGATTAAACCCAAAGCGGTGCCCATTTAAAAGTCGAAAACAACTCTGAATTCGAACAGAACCCATAAAATCAAGAGAGTTCAGCAAGAGACACCAACCAAAACCGATAAAAATCTCAGCCCAGCTCCTCAACCAATCCACATAGGCGAGCCTGCCTATTGTTTGACGAAAAGCCCCAACCAGGAGATCACTATTTTTGCCGTACATAGCTGTGCACCGAAAGATCTCTAGTGACGGCATCGTAGATTAGCGGAATACTGTGAGTCCAACGTCCCTCGGGGGTGTGTGGACTAGCCATAATGTCAGCAGGAACATTCCCCTCTCTAAAAATATGAGTAATTCTAAAATCCATATGATCAAGGAAAGAAAGAGCTCGTCTCCACAAAGCCTGGAACCTCCAAGGAACCTTGCCAGATTTAGTCAACAGAGCATTGACAACGTAGGCCGAATCCGCTTCAAACCAGATCTTCAACCAGCCACAATGATGAGCAAACTCAATAGCTGTAATAATGCCTAAAAGCTCCGCCTCAAACGCATACCCCGTACCTCCTTCCACATGGAAGCAGCCCCTTACAAAACCTCGCCAATCTCTGAAAACTCCCCCTGCACAAATACGACCAGGTGCCCCAACCGCGGAACCATCAGTGTTTGCTTTTATCCAAGCAAACGCCGGCGGTGACCAATAAACCGAGGTGTACTCCGGCGGCGGCCGTTGCTTCACTTTAACACCTAAATTACGAGTGATGAGGTAGTCCGCCCAGGTGTTGTTAGTACAGCCAATTTTGGCAAAAGAATTTTCCACCTCCAGGAAAACCGATTTGATAAAGCTAAGAATAGCACGGCTCTGGAAATATACTCCATCAAAATGGCTTTTATTACGCGCATTCCAAATCGCCCATATCACCGAAACAACTCCAAGTTTCCAGAAAACATTAATTTGTGAACTCCACTTAATGGACCAAGAAAAAATGAGAAAGCTATGAATATCAACACAGTGTCTCCCCTCCAGCTGATTGAACCAACCCAGAAATTCAGCCCAGATCGGTTGCACTTTATCGCAAGACCAGAAAATATGACAAATATCTTCAGCCTCTTGAAAGCAAAGAGAGCAATAATTGGGCGAAATCAGACCTTGGCGAATAAGTTTGTCCCGCGTAGGCAACCGATTTAAAATAACTCTCCAACACGTGATGGACCGACGAACAGGGATATAGCTTTCCCATAACCAACGACCCCAAGAAACACCAGGGAAACGATGACAATTAGCAGCAAAAGCCAGGGCAGATGTGACTTCCCCATGCACTGACGGTTTCCAAAGCCTGACATCTTCCTCATCGCCGATAGGAagaagcaaaatatcacaaacaatGTGAGGGAATTCATCAATAAAATCTTGCGAGAAGTGCCAGATTCCATCATAGAAATAATTTGCCACCGTTTGATTTAATCTGTTCCGCATAAACGGCGGTAAATTAATTCTATCAGCTATGTTGTATCCGAGCCAGTCATCATGCCAGAAAAACACCGACGAGCCTGTTCCAATCAAACAGTAAGAGTCTTCAAGGAGGTCAGGTATTAAACGTCTAACACCTACCCAGATCGAAGAAGTAAGAAACTCCGAACGTGGCCTATCCACATCATTCAAGTATCTGCGTTTCATCGAATCAAACCCAAAGGAGCTTCCCACAATCACCTTCCAAGCGAGTTTCATAAGAAAGGATTCATTCATCATTTTGAACGAGCGGATCCCAAGACCACCTTCCTCCTTAATCGCACAAACGCGCTCCCAACTAACAGCGCAAGTCGGCTTTTTGTTAATGTTGCCCATCCAAATGAAGTTTCTGCAGCAGCTGTCCAACTCCTTGATAAGAGAGCTAGGCCATTTATAGATCATCATCGTATGAACGATAGAGCTCTGAATGACAGAGCGGACAAGGCAAATACGCCCAGCAATAGAAAGCTGGGAACCTTTCCAACGAGAGAACTTGTTAATAATTCTATCTTTTATAGCAGCAAGATGAATAGCTTTAGGTCTTCCAACAAACAAAGGGGCCCCCAAATAAATCAACGGCAGTTGCCCCACACGAAAGCGAAGAATCCTGCCAATCTGTCTTTGATAACTTAACGTGACCCCTTTGGCAAAAAAGATATGCGACTTTTCCTGGCTGCAAATTTGTCCTGAAATCTCACCATATCTCTGCAGGACGTTACGAATCATACGAGCATTCTTAGTAGTAGCCTTGCAAAACAAAAGAATGTCATCAGCGTATAATAAATGCGAAGGAAAGTAGCTGGCGCGGCTCATTTTCATCGGCATAAGACAATTATCTTCGACTGCCTTGATGAGCATACAGCTGAGAACGTCTTCAGCAATGCCAAAGATAATAGGGGAAAGCGGATCTCCCTGTCTAACCCCACGAGAGCAGGCGAAGTATCCAAACAATTGCCCGTTGTACAGAATAGAGAGACGTGCAGACACAAAAATGGTAGAAATCCAATCCAGAAAACGTTGATCAAAGCCCATCGCCTCCATGGCACATCGAATGAAGCGCCAGTTCATCGTGTCAAAGGCCTTTTTAATATCCACTTTACAAGCCATATTTTTACCTTTACACGATCGATTCATGCAGTTAATTCCTTCCGAACCGAGCATAATACAGTCATGAATCAAGCGACCACGAATAAAGCCAAATTGATTCGGCGAAACGCACTCGGCCGCCACATCACTGAGTCTAGTCGCCAGAATCTTGGAGAGGATTTTAAAGAAGAAGTTGGATAGAATAATAGGCCTCAAGTCCGCCACCGTTTCAACCACTTCTTTTTTCGGTATAAGAATCAGCGTGTTGGAATTAAGACCCTGAGGAAGATAGTTTTTGTTGAAGAACGTTCTAACCGCCAAACAAATGTCCTCTTTGATAATCTCCCAGCAATGTTGAAAGAAGACCCCAGTGAAGCCATCAGGGCCGGCTGCACTGTCCCCTCCCAGATCGAAAACCGCTGCTTTAATTTCCTCGTCCAAAGGAATGCCAGTAAGAAGGTTATTTTGCACTTGAGAAACTGTGGTGTTCACCAGACCTCTCACCTCATCAGTTGTGACCGCATTACCAGTTGGGTCAGCAAATAAATTGGAGAAATAATTAACGATGTGTGCTGCAATCTCATCTTGATCATAAGAGTCCGTCCCATCAATTCTCAGCTGCGGAATATGAAGCTGCTTCCTTCTAGCCTTGATCGAGTTATGGAAGAAAACTCGTGTTTCTGTCTCCATCGTTTAACCAACGAATCCTACTTTTCTGCTTTAGCAATAAATCTTTTCGAATCAACTTCGTACTCAAGCGTGCTTGAGCCTCCACTTCTTCGTCAAATATGGCGTCAGAGTAGCCATCAGTCGCGATTCTTGTCTGAATCCTCTCCAAATCCAATTGCATTTGAGCGATATCCACATCCACATGCCCAAAGACCTCTTTGTTCCAGCTTTTAAGACTCGAGCGCAGTCTTTTCAATTTCACCATCACCTTCAGAAGAGGACAGGTAACGCTAGTATTATCATGCCAGGAAGCATTCACAAAATCCCGAAAATCCTGATGAGTAAGCCACATATTCAGGAATTTAAAGTGCTTTCTTTTCGCAACAGCTCTCTCCATACATTGGAGAATAAGAGGTGAATGGTCTGAAGAGAACCTGGGCAGAACATGAACATTAATCGAATCCCATATGTTAGCAAAATCCGCAGAAAACAGACCACGGTCCAGAACCGATTCGACATGAGAAGGCAGGTTGCGTCTGCCACACCACGTGAAGAAAAGACCCGTAGTGTTTGCTTCAAAAAGCCCCGAAGCCGCAATAAAGTCCCCAAACTCTCTGCACGAAGTACTGTTCGGCAAGCAAATGCTCTTTCGTTCGTGAGCCCCTTTAACCGCATTAAAGTCTCCGAGAAGAATCGTTTTCTCCACAATATGATTCAAAAGATCAATCCACAAATAACGACGTTCAATATACGCGTTATCACCATGAATAAACGCCACCCGAAAAGAAATGTTATTCCAGTCGCAATCCACAATAATCGTTTGACTGGAAGAAAAAACCAGAGAAATATCAACGCTCGGAGCAGCACAAACCCAGATATTCGAACTCCGTCCTTGGCGTACATTTTGAAAAGTCGGGAAGAGACCAATAGAATTCCAATAAGCAGCAGGAATTTTGGAAAAGTCATTCTTAGGTTCATAAATGCCCATAAGAATAGGATGAAATCTTTTACAATGCTCATAAAGTGCTCGACGAGTTTCCTCATTGAGCCCCCTAACATTCCAAGAgataatattcattatttacTGTAGTTCGTCGCTGAGGAAAGATCCTCATTCTCAACTTCATCAGCCCAACTTTGATTAGCAACATTCGACATAGTGCGTATGTGCGGGTTGTTAGAGGAATCAACCACAAAATCCCGAGGTTTCCTCCCTGCTGCATGAGCCGACCTCAACTGCTCGTTAACGACTTCTATTCCAGGTTTAGCCGTCTCTTGCTTGGTTTGGCTCTTGCTAGATTCACCAACTTTAGTCTTCCTGTTCTTGATCAATTCTTTTCCCGGGGGGATCTGTTTAGCAGTAGAACGCAGCACTCTTTTGGGGGGTGCCTGTTCCTTAGTAGTACCAATAACCGTATCCATTTTCTCTTGAAACTTTGAAGCTTCCATTTGTTTTACCGCAGAGAGTTTTTCCTTCTCTTTGACCCATTCCATCTCTTCAGAAACCAGGTTATTAACCGCATTCACGAATTGGGATTCTGTCATGTTTTCATTCACCGGAAGTGGCAAAGGCTGCTCTTCTTCCTCTTCGTCGCTGGTAACCAGCCCCTCCACAAAATTTTCATTGTTTGCTCCAGCGGGGATGTCGATGAGCTTATCTTCCTTAAGAGTGTCGTCAGGCTTATCTTCCTTAAGAGTGTTTTCCAGAGGAGTATTCTCCGACTCCACCACCGCTAGGGCTTGGAAAGAATTTTTTGTTGAAGCTTCTGGAGCCTTAACGTTTTGCCAAAGCTTTCCCCCATGCTTATTCTCTCTGTTCCGGTCGTGCATTTCCTTGTTCTTTTTCTCCTTCTCCGTAAATTCCATGTGTTTTTCTTCTGAGCCCTGGTTCTCTTTATGATCTTTATTGTTCCTGCACTTATCAGATGAATGTCCCACTTTTCTGCATATACCACAGAAATATGGTAGGTTTTCATACACGAATTCGATGTCAAAAGAGGCCGACCCCCTATTTACTTTTAGCGAGTATATGATTTCCTTTGTCATGTCAATCTCCATAAGAACCCTGGCAAAATGGCCTACCGATCCCATAAAGGTCGAACCATCGATTTTGATTGGCGATCCAACCGATCGCGCTATTCCCGAAATTATTTCCGGATGCCATATCTCATGCGGGAGATAATAAATCCGCATCCACACTTGTGATAAAGCAGCCGAttccttgtagggattgaaTAGAGGAGTCCATTCTCGAATTTTGAGGAGACCAGTTCTCAACTTCCAAAAGGCTTTTGATTTGGCCAACGCAAGTTCTCTTTCCCCAGAGAATCGTAGTGTGAAAAAGCCTTTTCCAATAGGAATTACCTGCCAGGAATCAACGATTTTCCATATGGATTGGAGCTCCGTTTGAATGTCCTTCGCCGTCCTTGGCGAATCCCCTTTTTGCAATATGAGCCTGGCATGGAGAGCAAATTTGAAATTCTGAAGTTGTTCTTGATAAAGGTCATCTGGAACATCAAACGTGAGAATGTTGTTTTTCTTGATCGGGTGGAGAGAGCAAAAGTCTTGTGCTAAGACATCAGGTGGCTTGGTTGAGGCTTCCTTGAGTTTCGAGGAGTAAGAAACCCTAGTCGTATTAGGGTTTGGCGGCGTAGGGAGAGGTTTAGCCCCGGGGTCAGAGTCATTCATAGTGGCTTTTGCCGAAGGGCCGGCAGGGGTATCCTTCAGATTCTTTGGGTTTTCATTACTATCAAGCGGAAACATCAACGGTTTGTTATTTGGCGACTGTCGGGAGAAGTTGTTCGAGACAACAGGAAAGTCATGATGCGATGAGAGCTCCATGGAAGGCAGCAACAGGCGAAACCACAACCCCCGGCGACGAGATCAACGGAGAGGAGCTTTGGAGGCGGCGGGGGGTTTCATCGTAGGGTTTTTCGTAAGTTTTATGATAACGACAAGTTTAGAAAAAACAAGTAATTATAGTATTATCCGAGGAAATTACGTACAACTTAATTCATTCATTTATGTTTCTAGAtacacaaaagaaataaatctTTTCATTTCAATCCCACCGTCAAGTCTCgcaaaacaaataaatttaaatgaggTGGACTTgggtgcaatcggttgcacccGCACTCAAACCCTGATTCGCATTTTGACCTGAACTCGCATCCTGACTCGaatcgtgtaaatgatactattcgattatacaaatgacaatgcgtataaatgacactataacattataAATGTTACTGTGTATAATAGctactattcggttatacaaatgacactaactgtgtaaatgacactattcgattatacaaatgacaatgtttataattgacactatttgattatataaatgacactataacattttaaaatgttatagtgtcaattattgGCAGTGTCATTTAATTGTATAACcgtatagtgtcaattataggcaatGTCATTTGTACAATCcattagtgtcatttacacaattTGGGTCAGATTGGATTGGAATGCAAGTCAGAATTTGGGTGCGAGTGCAACCCGATTGCACGATGCAACTGGTtgcacccaagtttttgtgaatttaaatagttcttctcttttcttttggaAGCTTTCGATTTAGAGATTTATTTACATCGCTTACTATTACTTTAGTCTTAACTGTTtatctaatttaatttattatttgcaatATATTGgctttattaataaaatatttctaattttattGGTAAATGACTATCAGCTAAATCGAAATTACGAGGAATGAACTACTGTGTAAACCTCAATATGCATGATGAAAGAAGTTTTAAGATCATAACTGTAGAAACCCAAAATATGAGAAGGACATTAGTAATAAGATCTGCAAGCTGAAAAGTAGTATGGACACATAACAAGGattaataaaatcatttttgtaTCAATCACAAACCAAATGACAGTCAATTTCAAGATGTTTCGTTTTCTCGTAAAACCACTCTATTATTTCTTTCTCATGACACAAACTTATGTAAAATCTTCACAAAATAAGCAATATAAATCAAATGATTGCTCCAAGCATCATGTCCACACTCAAAATATCAAATTCGCCCTAAGAGCATGGAAagttcatactccctccgtccatcaaaAATAGTTCCAAAGATGAActgcacaagttttaataaaaataatttttttgataagaaaaaagttaaaataatagcaaagttctaggtaccagaggtaccaaaatCTCTTACAGCAGCCACTGAGCTAAAGTATATGGGATCCAAGAAGAAAAACTCAAGTCTAAATCAAGAACTCCAAAAATTTTATTCCAACTCCACATCCTTGCTTTAACC harbors:
- the LOC131008020 gene encoding uncharacterized protein LOC131008020, with translation MNIISWNVRGLNEETRRALYEHCKRFHPILMGIYEPKNDFSKIPAAYWNSIGLFPTFQNVRQGRSSNIWVCAAPSVDISLVFSSSQTIIVDCDWNNISFRVAFIHGDNAYIERRYLWIDLLNHIVEKTILLGDFNAVKGAHERKSICLPNSTSCREFGDFIAASGLFEANTTGLFFTWCGRRNLPSHVESVLDRGLFSADFANIWDSINVHVLPRFSSDHSPLILQCMERAVAKRKHFKFLNMWLTHQDFRDFVNASWHDNTSVTCPLLKVMVKLKRLRSSLKSWNKEVFGHVDVDIAQMQLDLERIQTRIATDGYSDAIFDEEVEAQARLKTRVFFHNSIKARRKQLHIPQLRIDGTDSYDQDEIAAHIVNYFSNLFADPTGNAVTTDEVRGLVNTTVSQVQNNLLTGIPLDEEIKAAVFDLGGDSAAGPDGFTGVFFQHCWEIIKEDICLAVRTFFNKNYLPQGLNSNTLILIPKKEVVETVADLRPIILSNFFFKILSKILATRLSDVAAECVSPNQFGFIRGRLIHDCIMLGSEGINCMNRSCKGKNMACKVDIKKAFDTMNWRFIRCAMEAMGFDQRFLDWISTIFVSARLSILYNGQLFGYFACSRGVRQGDPLSPIIFGIAEDVLSCMLIKAVEDNCLMPMKMSRASYFPSHLLYADDILLFCKATTKNARMIRNVLQRYGEISGQICSQEKSHIFFAKGVTLSYQRQIGRILRFRVGQLPLIYLGAPLFVGRPKAIHLAAIKDRIINKFSRWKGSQLSIAGRICLVRSVIQSSIVHTMMIYKWPSSLIKELDSCCRNFIWMGNINKKPTCAVSWERVCAIKEEGGLGIRSFKMMNESFLMKLAWKVIVGSSFGFDSMKRRYLNDVDRPRSEFLTSSIWVGVRRLIPDLLEDSYCLIGTGSSVFFWHDDWLGYNIADRINLPPFMRNRLNQTVANYFYDGIWHFSQDFIDEFPHIVCDILLLPIGDEEDVRLWKPSVHGEVTSALAFAANCHRFPGVSWGRWLWESYIPVRRSITCWRVILNRLPTRDKLIRQGLISPNYCSLCFQEAEDICHIFWSCDKVQPIWAEFLGWFNQLEGRHCVDIHSFLIFSWSIKWSSQINVFWKLGVVSVIWAIWNARNKSHFDGVYFQSRAILSFIKSVFLEVENSFAKIGCTNNTWADYLITRNLGVKVKQRPPPEYTSVYWSPPAFAWIKANTDGSAVGAPGRICAGGVFRDWRGFVRGCFHVEGGTGYAFEAELLGIITAIEFAHHCGWLKIWFEADSAYVVNALLTKSGKVPWRFQALWRRALSFLDHMDFRITHIFREGNVPADIMASPHTPEGRWTHSVEDDAGVEIDVFLLGDVEFHEFWREKQSSREGIASFCNSSLIGNGVSKPSLKYKKMEKAEMLWQV